AAACGTAATAAAGAAAGGAGTTGAGCAATGGAAGTAGGCGAGTGTTCGCCACTTTCCCCTTTTAATTAAAGAGAAGTCGCCGGAGTATTGTGGAGTTGTTTACTGTTCCCGACGATTTATCAcgtgaatgaatgaatgaataaTCACCACTCCTGAGCATCTTCCTTAATTTACCTGCATCCTTAATCATGGTACGTGGTCGCATTATCAGTAAGCAACTGTTTAATCCGGGTAGATTCATAATAAATGGATATTCATTTGTAGGTCATAACTTCAACTTGATATTTAATTAACAAGTCAACGacttaaattgtaatcattattAGATGAATATGATATTTTCGGGGGTATAGTGTCACGGTAGGATATTCAAGTTATCATCCAGGTATTTATAGTTCGAACTTTAGTTATGTTGTATTTacagaaatttttcctccaaacgGGAGGCACAATTAAAGGGTGTTGGACTTCTGGGTTTGTCTTCGCGTGCATTTCCTGATTTATCTTGGTGGCAAGTAGAAAATTTTTGTGGAGTCGAACCGATCACCTTAGGGATTGTTAATGACACTAATTGTAATTGAGATTATGTTGTTAGATGATTATGATAATTTATTTTTAGaggataaaattaaattaaaaaagaatttctttttttatataaaaagtgtataatttagttttaatttgttCGTATATAGAATAaatacaaatgatctcatctgAAATTTGAAAAGATGGAGGGTCGGTGAGGTAGTTGGAATATTGACAAATGAGAGACTTTGAGTTAGGAGTTGCGGAACTAGAGCTAGGAGTTGCAGTCCTGCGCATACTACAAATAAAGTCAATGGAAACATTAGAGTAAGAATCAGGGATGAGGTCTCTGGCATAGGTACTCCGACACTCAAGTAAGAATAGAAAATAACTGAAAAATACAAAAGAAGatgaataatatatataatagtaGTATGAATGTGTGTGTGCGTGAATGTGTCAACATGAGCGTTTGAGCATACCCGGCCAATGGAGAGCACCTCTTTTATACCACATCTTATACCTTACGCAATAATGAGACGATAGAGAATATCTGGAGTCAAAATATGTCGGGGGATGAAAAATGTACGACATCCTTCTTCATGTCAGAATAAAGGAATATCCTCTGATGAGTGATTGTTATTCTCTAACAAGTTACGATTCCTTGACGATATTATCTTCTAGAGGAGATTTGATCGACTCTAAGATTGGGTGGATGTAACTGGGAGCTGCGCCCAGCAAAGATAAGGAACTGAATCTAGAAGTCCGACCAGCTTTGGGGTCAGGAGGACATAGGATGGGAACCGAGCCCAGAAGAGATGAGGAACTGAGTCTAGAGGTCCTATTCATGATGAGTGGGGAGTTGGGCCCGTAAGCTTGATCTGCGCCGGGGCCAACTGGATTTATGCTGAGAACCTTTCATCGGAGAAGTGGGAAGTTGGGCCCCTAAAGTCCGACCAACGATGGGGGCAACAGGGTTTATGTTGAGAACCTTATATTGGAAGAGTGAGAGTTGAACCCCGTAAGTTCGACTGGCACTGGGGATGACCAATTTTATACTGAGAATCTTACATTAGAGAAGTGGAGAACTGGGTTCCATAAGTCTGATCGACTATGTGACCGCCCGAGTTTATGCTGAAAATCGTACTTCTGAGAGATGGTTCATCCGGATATGTACACccccttgactttgactaccacTACATTTTGACTTTGATCGTCACATCAACTTGACTATTGACCCCCTTTATCTTTGGGGTCACTCACAATACGTCgtatcaacaaaataaaaaaaaattatgttgatTTATAGAAATATTATAAAGAACATTTCCACTTGATTTAATTGTAGTAAAATATGATTATGCTTATTTTAAAGGTTTCTCATAGTCTATCTCCAAGTTATATAAAAGAAGGTAAATTACTAGATCAGCTTATAGCTGATCATCAAATGGTTAGGGAATGAGATGAGTTTTTCTCCCAAAATATGTGCCCGTCTAAAATTAAGATCTATTGACCCTCTAATAAATTGGACACCTCATTAAAACATTCACATCTTCATAACCTAGGGTGACCGGTCGGACTTTACAAAAGTTTTTCATCGGTCACCAGGGTAAATCGAAAAGTTCTCACGGATGACGACTCAAAAGCTCAATATCCTTTTAGAGGAAAATTTATTATAAACGCATCGTCGTTAGAAATTGAGCCATAAATATCTAAGTCACAACTGAATGTCCTTCCACTTTACCATAGCCTTGAGAGTATTCACATCTTGATTTAATATGACAAAAGGTGATTCACTTGCCCTCAATATCCCCGTCAATCTATCTCTAGGCTAATATGAAGAACTATTAATACAGTAACCAGTAGCCATTAATAAAATggtcaaagtaaaaaaaaatatatatatttgaatatcttaaattttaatcttataattagggatgacaattttccccgcgggtttggggccccgcggggaaaactcgaaatggggatggggatccacgatttttcggggatgaggcgggtttggggcgggtatgggaatactatccccatccccgaacctgccccgaatattattattattaatattaataaataataatatgatttttttaaaaaatattaataatagtgttaacatTAATCTATTGGCTTCAAATAGGCAACAAGATCTGTGAGGTCTGTATGTACTTCATGATTTACCTGAGCTATTATTCGAAACCATGTCTTCTGTATTTCCTTGTTTGCCATCCTTGCAGGAAATCAAGCTGAATAAGACTAGCTGGAATGCACTGTTTGAGCCTTACCTTTTCTTTGAGACATATAAAAATTATCTCCAGGTTGACATTGTTGCTGCCGATAGATCATGGagatggggcggggatggggaatccccgaacccgtgggttcgggttcggggaatccccgaatcCGAAAAAATGAAAACGGGACGGGGATGGGAATGACAAATCCACCCCCACCCCACCCCACCTCATTGCCATCCCTACTTATAATCTAATATCACAATATTTTATATTGTAACCATCGCACCTTTCCGAGTGATTATTCACACCTTAATTTAATTGTAGGACTTAGAATCAAATAGATTATCGAgaaccagaaaaaaaaaaaaaattatctccgGACATATATATTTTGGAAAAATTCTCAGTTTTTTATCACATGTCCAAATTCTGGCATCAGCATGCGTGCAAGCAACTCAAACCTTAGCTGGCCCACCTGCCGACCATTTATTAACTGAAtttcattttagtttattttattatatttcattttaatttttttttaatatgtttaaCCATTCGCGTGACGTGAACAACTCCGTCCTCTCGACGGACGACGTCTTCTCCCAAGTCAACTGCCATATGATTTCGAAATAAACAAATATTAAACATATTTTCTTAatcataaataatatttattatatagatatatatcCTTCTTAATTGATAGAAACCTACCCGCTCTCTGATTGAACGAATACCGGCACCGGTAGAGGGGGGTAGGTAGGGGGTGTGAAGGAGAAAAAGAGATAATCGTGGGTTTTTATGATTTATGGGGCCTTTAATGGATTCCGGCCGAAACGAGGAACACAAAGAAAAGAGATCGGTTTTCTTTATTTTCGGATTCATTTAGTTGGGCAGTGGCCGCAAATCCAAACCCTTGCGCGCGACCTGCTAcatttcgatcgatcgatcgatctgtCTCCTCGTGGCGCGGTGCGAATCTGAAcgcgaggaggaagaggaggaagaagcaaattCGCTCCTTTCTCGAGTGGGGGTATGTGTGGTAACGGTTAAGTGTGGGGGGAAAAAATCCGAGAATTTTAATGAAATTGCCGCTGTGCTTCGTTTTGGATGGACGTATGGCGTCGGAGGGGGATCGGTCAGTTTGAGGATGCAATGTGAAGGGAAGAGGACCTAAGCCGTCCGCCATGGATCCGCCTTTTTCTGGTAGATTTATTGCCTCTTTCTCGAgctttttctttttctcattcttttccttccttttgttttggTAATTGTCGCGTCGGGAGCACCTGATCTGTTCGTTGATGTGGATTTAGAACGGATCGCGTTCGTGGTTCTGCGCAATTTAGAGGTTTCGGAGatatttttcctttttgtgtggtttttctggTTCCTGGTTTGACAAAGTTGGAAAATTTGAAGGGCTTAGTGGTTTTCTTCGTGTTTGGCATGATAAAGATTGGAGTTTGATAGGATTTTCGGCGTCCTCGTTAAGTTTTCGTATATTGGTATTTTTCTATATCGTTTGCTTCGTTGCATTGTGGGGCTCGTCCAGATATCTCAGTTTGGATAGTTGCAAATTATCTCCAAAGAAACAATCTTTCGAACATCTCCATAATTTGTCcgatgaaaagaaaaaaagaatccTGTTCGCAGCCTGTTTTCACCATTCTTTCATCATCTACAAAACATTGtagtatttctattttcttcGTCCCTATGGAAACCTGCAACTAGCTGATGTCATCTTCTTTAGCCAGTATACTCCTCTAGAAAAATTAAGGTTTAATGTAACAAAATTTCAATTATCACGTTTAGAAGCATTTACGATAAGAAATGTATAATGTGATTTAGTTCATGAATCGTTTCTCTGATTTATAGTTTCCTTATAATcttaaattttcttctttttaccTGATCGGGTGACGTTGACCTCATTTCTGATTTATCTAACCAAAATATGTTAAACTTGCTTACCAGTTTCACTCTTCAGGATTTGTGCTTGACCCATCTAAATGTAGCCAGTTGAGCAttgaggagaagagagagcttgtcCGTGAATTGACAAAATGGCCAGAGAGTGCTCTTGAGAAGCTACAGACATGGACCCGCCATGACCTTTCAGACATTCTGTGTGCTGAGATAGGAAAGGAGAGAAAGTATACTAGCTTAACTaaacagaaaatgataaattgcctTCTTCGAGTAGTTTCTCAAAAGAAATCTGGAGAGAATGCAAACAAAAGGGATTCATCACAGATACCGTCTACACCTAGTCCTCAAACCACAGCTAAGAGACAAAGGAAGAGCGAGAATCCAACACGGTTACCAATTGTCACAAATAACCTCCAGATAAACAATGTAGAAGAAGCTCCGGAGAATCTAAGATATTGCCAGAATTCTGCCTGCAGAGCTACTCTTAACATGGAGGACTCATTCTGCAAGCGTTGCTCATGTTGTATATGTTACAAATATGATGACAACAAGGACCCTAGTCTTTGGCTGTTTTGTAGCGCTGAGACTCTTTCTCAGGGTGAATCTTGTGGCATGTCTTGTCATCTTGAATGTGCCCTTAAGCATGAAAGTACTGGTATGATGAATAGTGATACATGCACAAAATTGGATGGGAGATATTACTGTGTTCAGTGCAGAAAATCTAATGACTTGCTTGGGTAATTTCTTAATCACACTGTTTATTTGTTTAGaataattttcttaattcttCATCTTTGCCAACACCTCTTTTGTTTCTATGCAAACATTCTAAGTTACATCTGCACTTAAACAAAAGCGACAGTATTATTAGGCGGTATTATAGCGTTAGGACTCACAACTGCATAGTTTTCTCATAAGTTTGTTCAGTAAGAAATTTCTGTTGCTTTGGAGTGTAAAATGATGCATATGATGTGTTTCTTGTGCTGTCTTTTCGTCTAGTATCAAAACATATGTTTTGATAAATAACTAGTACTCATTTACacgcaaaaaaaaaaagagaaaaataagatAACTAGTACTTGAGGAATATTGCTTATTTCAACTGGTATATTTAATGATCCTCCAACCTTGTAACTTCTTTATATAATTGATTATGTATTCATGTACTTGCAGAGAGTAAATCCATCCAAATATCTTGTGTGCAAATCCATATTCAGCGTGTGCCTTACTTTTGTTGCATAGCAGATTTTTAATTCTAGTTCATATGGCTTTCTTCTGGGTGCATATGATGAATGATGAATCTGACCTACTGATAATTCCTCTACATTGCAACACATACTAACTTTCATATTCTTCGTGGATGTTTTGTTTCCTTATCAAGTTAGATTATGTAATCAATACGACTCCTTGCAATGCAATCCAATTGCATATTCTTCTATCTAGGTTTGTTGAATCCTTGCTTCTAAGGAGGCTGAATGGCATATATCTAGTGGACCTTTGTATTCTGATTTATAAACATCTATACAGTGTTTATCTAGAGgatttcaatgaatatcatggcTCATTTATGGCTCCATCAGTGGATAAAAACTAGTTTTTAAGAACAGCATAAATAATGTGGAAGTAGTGCATACAAATAAACTACTTTTTGAGAACATGAATATTGTGGAACTAGTAGACAGAGTTTAGCGATAGTTAGGATCTTGGTTGGACTATTAGATATAATTAAGTTAGGTCAGGATGATAACTATGCCATTCACCTGAATTGTCCTAACTATTTTAAATTGACTACAGGAATCTTATCCTTTATTGAGCTTTATACAAGATTATATCACTAATAATATTCAGATTAACAGAACCATTTTTACTACATCGACTTATACTTTTGTTGGCCTCCCTCTATTCCTCATATTTTTGATACCTAAGGTCCATTTACACCCAAGGATGGAAACACTTTCCATGGATTGGCACAAGAGTTTAGGCATGTAAACATTCTTTTCTTTGTTAATCTGGGTGAAAGCTTCTGCAGAACTTGACTAGAAAGAATTTTAATCCAAATTGCTTCCATCCAAAATCAGGAATCTGGCGGAAGAGGTTGGCTTCCACAGAGAAAAAACAAATTACCTATTTTGCTCTGACTAAGGCTAGTTGATGACACTAGTAGGCTCCTATTGCCGTTCTAATATTTTGATATGTCATCATTCAACACTCTGATATGCTGCATCATTCTATTTATTGCCACCGTTGAGATGATTATGTTGTCATCCTTAACCTTGAGGATCTTTGTAAGGAGGGCGGGGCGGTGGGCAGATCAGTCAAGGGTTGTCATTGGTGAGTTGGGAGTTGCCCCCAAAAGCTGGATGCGGTTGTTGCAGCTAACCATTAGCTTAATGCAACTCTGAACACCAAGTGATGCGGCCAATAGACCGGGGATGCAGCTCCCAACACCAAGCGTCATGACATGGTGAGTGGCTAAAATATATTTGAGCAAGAAGATAAGAACAAGGGGTAATAAGGTAATTTTAGTTTTTCATATCTTTACCTCCTTTTTATTAGGTAAAGAGTTTTTTcccttcctttcctttccttcttttCCTCCGCATTTCCCTTCCCTCCTTATCGATTCAACTCTTCTGCCTCTCTCCCTGTTACATTCCAACCTCCCTGAATATATGTTACATGTCTCCAAGAGGCCCAAATGTAATGAGAAGAGAGGCGTTTTGTTTACCTAATTCAAAAGGATTTTTCAGGCAGGTCAAAATGTAAAAGAGAGTTTCCAGTTATCTCATTCAAAGAGATATTCATGGAGGTCAAAATGTTATGAGGAAAGAAATTTTTTTGTTTATCTAATTCAAATGCAAAATGTAATTGGGGTTGTTAATTCAAAGGGGGCCATTAGGATTTTGATTCCAATCCATATGTACCTAGTGGTAATCCATCGAAATAAAGAGCAGACTTCCAATGACTTAAAATGGTTATTTGAGATAAGCGACAAATATAGTTTTCATTTGGCAACAACTGGAAGAAAGTAACAAAGATTTTGATTTTGGAATGTAAAAGTTATCATGGATTTATTTCATCAGAAGACTTTATATGAAGTAGGTAATAGATTCTGATGACAATTGGCAGGAATAGATGGAAGACTTGGTAAATGACTATAATGCAGAATTAGCATCCTGATGGTAACTGGAGATATATGACTTTTGTGTCTCAAAAACTTAACAGAATGGAAATATTGTGTCTTAGATATGACATGAAGGAACAAAAGTTGGACATGTTGGTTTGCACCAAGAATATTCATTGCCAATGGTTGAACCAATATGGTAATTGTTCCTAATTATCTGGTGATTTTGTGCAACCCTTTCAACTAGTAAAAAGATTGTTCTCCTTTTGGATCAGAGAATCTTGTTTTGCTAGATTTTGGttaggttattttattttttttgaaaaatgaagTTGATTACATGTGCATGCTTGTGATTAAATTTAGCTTTACATTAATGGGAGCTCTGCTATCATTTTTGTTGAAATGGTTAATTTTTATGTGCTGATAAAAATTATTGTTTGAGAAAAGGCAATGTTTAAGAATAAAAATAGGTAACATGTAAATAGACACAAGATGAACTCAAGAGAAAGGTCTAGAGCAGGCTGTTGAGGTTGTTGGAAAAGTTTCATGGTGAATGTATGCAGTCTTCTCATGGTTGTAGATTTGAAGCATGCACATATTTAGACAAAAACTCATTGAATGAATCATATCTGAATCTTCAAAATGATTGGTGGGAGAAGGCTTCTTATGCTTCTAGATAATTGGTTGAGTTGTCATTGACATCAAGGTTGCTTGCCCTTAAATGAAGCCTATTTATTTTATCCTTTGAATGAaataatcatttataaaatttatgTTTGTCTACTCAACTTTAGAAAACTATGATGTTAACCAAATAGTGAAAAGACAGTGAGGTTCCATGACCCGGTATGTTTACCATTATCATCTACTCCGGAGCTGCTTTGCCTCTTACTGTATTTTTCTTGGACAAGCAGCTTATGTTAATAACAGCAGCCACATAAAAGTTGCTTATTTTGTTACTTGCAAGACCATTAGAAACACTtaaacaaactggaggaatgGACTGCAGATGCTTTTTGACGGTAGATTTAGAGTAAAAGCAGCAGTTAACTGTGACTTGGCTTTGCGGTCACAGGTTAGACATTGTTATGGATAGTTTTGATAGAAAGGAACACTGTCAGTTGCAAAACACATCAGCACATATTGGAAGACAATATACTAGCTGTATAACCTCAATCTTCACAATTGTGCAGGTGCTGGAAGAAGCAGCTTGTGATTGCAAAGTATGCTCGCCGTGTTGATGTACTGTGTTATAGGATTTCTCTTAGTCATAAACTTCTCAGCTCAACAGAGAAGTACCAGAGTTTGCATGAGATAGTTGACCAAGCATGGAAGAAATTGGAGTCTGAGGTCGGTCCTATTGATGATTTAGAAAATATGGCACGTGGAATTGTCAACCGACTTTCTGTTGGTGCTGAAGTTCAAAAACTGTGTGCCAGCGCAGTAGACTTACTGGATTCCATGCGTTCGGATGCCCAGTCAACTCATTCTCGAGTTCACCGTAAGCTTCGAGTCTCTTGAACATTATGCTATGGTTTGTTTCTCCCACTAATTGTTTCCTTGCATCTTTGCTGTGTGCAGAAATTGCTTCAGTATCCTCTAGCTTCATTAGATTTGAACAAACATCACCCACATCCCTCACTGTTGTTTTTGATATAGAGAATGACTCACCTCTAACTAAAGAACTAGTTGGTTTTAATTTGTGGCTCAGACTAGCAAACAGCCCAGCATACCCTGAAGAACCATCATTTTCTGTGTGTAACCCAAAGAGGAGATTGCTAATCACAGAAATAGCTCCAAATATAGAATATATGTTTAAGATAGAAGCTTTTAGCATTACAAATGATCTGGGGACATGGGAAATTGGAGTAAAAACTCAAGGCAACCCCGTCGTCGACAACTCTGTGGATGTAGCGCTGGAGACAGATGTTTCAGGATCACATTGCCAAAGCCCTAAAGCAACAAGTAGTGCCTTGTCAAATCCCTCTGAGGGAGATGAATCTAATACTAATAGTACAACATGTGCTGACTTGAATAAGCTGCCAGAAATGGATtttgatgattttgagaagcCTGAGATTGTTGAGACAGAAAGATCATCAGACCGTACTGAAAAGGATACTAACCAGCAGAAGACTGAATGCAAGGGTATTATTTCTGGAGGAGAAGCTATTGTGCCAGAGATGACACTTGGGCACTCCGAGTCTGCTATAGATGAGGAACCAAACTCGACCATTTGCACAGACTCCACCAAATCCATGGAGAATAACCAGGCGTCTGAGGTCCTGAAATCAGAGAATGAATCTAACAATCCTGTCGGTAACACGATTGCGATTGTGCCATTTGGAAAATTAGATTCCACTCTTCCTGCTGCCCTCTGCAGGGCAGAAACTGGAACAGATGGCTCTGGGAGGTGCAACAAAGGGAAATCCAAGGTAGACATATTTGAGAATGGTTCAACGAAGCCGGACAAAGAACCAGGGAGTTCATCAAAGGAGAGACAATTTGACGTTGTAAATCTTAGCGATAGCTCGCTGGAAGGGACCTATGAGTCCTGTGTGAAGGTGATCAGATGGCTGGAATGCGAAGGGCATATCGAAACCAGCTTCAGAGTAAAGTTCTTGACTTGGTTCAGCTTGCGGGCAACCCCTCAGGAGAGGCGAGTTGTTAGTGTCTATGTTGATACTCTGATCGAAGATCCTCCAAGCCTTGCAGGGCAGTTGGTCGACACCTTTTCAGAAGCAATCTACAGCAAGAGACCACCACCAATGCCGAATGGCTTCTGCATGAAGCTTTGGCATTGAGAGTCCATTCTTGATCCTATTTGATAGTGATTTAGATACAAATTGTCGCATTGATTCTTCAGCGAAATACTTATTCATGGATCAGCCAGTTGAGGTTGAGGTCAATCCCCATTGTTGCTCATTGAAAGTTACACTTTTTATGCATGTACTAGATTCCTTTGACATTGCTGTTATGAAATTATGTGACACTGATCTttatttcaagaagctcaagcaTCAATATTTATTATCTTTCTGAGTATTTATATTTGTTACATAGCTAATGGCCAAGCAATGGATCCACAGAAAAAGAGTAATTGGGTGGGCAAAAATGAAGTATTTTTTCTTCATGATATTAAggatagattttttttcaaaataatgtttttttaaaaaataatagaaaatagtagttttatctaaaattatgatatgattattttttacttaaattttaaatttgaatataaattacGTTTTTGAATTGACTAATTAATGACTTACACAGACATTTCAACTAAAGTTGCTAAATATAACAATGTTTATTATGTAGTAATAttgataaataattttgataaaaacaatTAGATTCAGGTAACAATCTTGATCAAAATTGTTACATAGATTGTTAAAACTACTAAATGATGAATAATTTGGCcacttttcaaaatttgattgaaTTTCAATGTTCTTTcagaatatataaatttaaaattttgagtagAAAATACTTATATAATCATTTTTAACTATAACTATTATATGATTAGATTTGAattcttttatcattttaaaaataggGATGAACTCCAATTGTCTTTTAAACATGCATCTAAGTATTCTgatttaaattttggatcaaaaatcattttagttagacattttaaaaacataaatggaTTCCAAAGAGGTATTTATatatttagattaaaattttggataaaaatatcataccaaaattgttatatagttatttttaaaatttttaaaattattatttctgataaattttatttataattcatGTATCAGTTTAAAAATATACAATAGAATTTGTATCACTTTACtcacattattttattttaaaaattatttaagtaaaaatagtaatattttatatttttttaaaaatcaaatagtAATTATAACTAAAATATTATCTGTTTAATTAAAATTGGTTAAACaatcaatttaattttttgacagaaaTTTATAATAGAATATTtgagataaaatatttttttttaaaaaaaaggctcCATCCATGTTTTTTGGGTAGTGGATGCATGTTAATCATTTTGTGGGTCACAGTTCAAGTGTCTTGTCTTGTTGTTTGGGTCTTCCATCCAATGCCGACCGCCGACAGCATGATATATAATACAATTAATACATACTTTCAACGGTAATTTATGAACGCACTTAAAAatctgaattttttaaaaaacatatatTAGTTTAATATTTATCCAAGaacatacttttttaaaaatatttcatattttacCCTCCAgataatttaacttttttttactatttttcttttcttcattatatttctctcacttctctctctcctctgtcgGTAGAATATaagaataacattagtcaatttttaatcacattttaatacatttgaagaattcaaaataaataatggacaccatatttggactccttgcaattttagaaatccacaggaactgaaataggtgcaatcggaactttctaggtcgatcagtgggtttcggtcaaaacccactgatggacctagagaactccgattgcactcatttcagtttatatggatttctaaaattacaaggagttcaaatatggtatacattatttattttgactttttatagatgttaacaagcaaaatcaaagaatcggcataaaagtccatgttgggcctgatatgaaatcatatcaggcccaacgtgggcctgatatcattccatatcgaCGTTGGGCTGATTGAGTCCATATCGGCCCAATGTTTTTTTGCCGAttgtttgattttgcttgttaataaaaagccaaaataaataatggacatcatatttgaactcgtTGCAGTTTTGAAATCCATAAGATCTGAaatgagctctctaggtccataagtgggttTGACCAAACCCACCGATCGATCTAAGCTCGATTACACCCATTcgattcatgaatttcaaaattacaagtgaaaatatggtgtccattattattttctaGTGGTGGatcagaggttttgaaaaccctaaatctcttgctttatttttcctttttttttgtttaggcacgatatgaagagatatcatgcccacgttgggcccgatatctcttcatatcaggcccaatggatatctccccatatcaggcccaatgcctaataacaacaaaaataaaaaaaaaaaaagaaataaagagatttGGGGTTTTCAAAAAaatgccaaaataaataatggacatcatattttaactccttgtaattttagaaattcatagaaataaCGATAAGTGAGTTtcgaaacccactaatggacgcAGAACTCCGATGCACTCATTTCgtttatggatttctaaaatgcagttcaaatatgatgtcattatttattttgttttatagatgttaacaagcaaaatcaaagaatcggcataaaagccgttggaccgatatggaatcatatcgggGCGATGTGGACTTGATATAtcagcccacgttgggcctgatttgagtccatatcggcccaatgtgggctttttgtcgattctttgattttgcttgttaacatctataaaaaaataaataatggacaccatatttgaactcctgaattttagaaatccatagaaattaaaatgggtgcaatcgagCTCTGGTCCATCATGGGTTTTGGCCAAACCCAC
This genomic stretch from Zingiber officinale cultivar Zhangliang chromosome 7A, Zo_v1.1, whole genome shotgun sequence harbors:
- the LOC122002429 gene encoding VIN3-like protein 2 isoform X1; the protein is MDPPFSGFVLDPSKCSQLSIEEKRELVRELTKWPESALEKLQTWTRHDLSDILCAEIGKERKYTSLTKQKMINCLLRVVSQKKSGENANKRDSSQIPSTPSPQTTAKRQRKSENPTRLPIVTNNLQINNVEEAPENLRYCQNSACRATLNMEDSFCKRCSCCICYKYDDNKDPSLWLFCSAETLSQGESCGMSCHLECALKHESTGMMNSDTCTKLDGRYYCVQCRKSNDLLGCWKKQLVIAKYARRVDVLCYRISLSHKLLSSTEKYQSLHEIVDQAWKKLESEVGPIDDLENMARGIVNRLSVGAEVQKLCASAVDLLDSMRSDAQSTHSRVHQIASVSSSFIRFEQTSPTSLTVVFDIENDSPLTKELVGFNLWLRLANSPAYPEEPSFSVCNPKRRLLITEIAPNIEYMFKIEAFSITNDLGTWEIGVKTQGNPVVDNSVDVALETDVSGSHCQSPKATSSALSNPSEGDESNTNSTTCADLNKLPEMDFDDFEKPEIVETERSSDRTEKDTNQQKTECKGIISGGEAIVPEMTLGHSESAIDEEPNSTICTDSTKSMENNQASEVLKSENESNNPVGNTIAIVPFGKLDSTLPAALCRAETGTDGSGRCNKGKSKVDIFENGSTKPDKEPGSSSKERQFDVVNLSDSSLEGTYESCVKVIRWLECEGHIETSFRVKFLTWFSLRATPQERRVVSVYVDTLIEDPPSLAGQLVDTFSEAIYSKRPPPMPNGFCMKLWH
- the LOC122002429 gene encoding VIN3-like protein 2 isoform X2, translating into MINCLLRVVSQKKSGENANKRDSSQIPSTPSPQTTAKRQRKSENPTRLPIVTNNLQINNVEEAPENLRYCQNSACRATLNMEDSFCKRCSCCICYKYDDNKDPSLWLFCSAETLSQGESCGMSCHLECALKHESTGMMNSDTCTKLDGRYYCVQCRKSNDLLGCWKKQLVIAKYARRVDVLCYRISLSHKLLSSTEKYQSLHEIVDQAWKKLESEVGPIDDLENMARGIVNRLSVGAEVQKLCASAVDLLDSMRSDAQSTHSRVHQIASVSSSFIRFEQTSPTSLTVVFDIENDSPLTKELVGFNLWLRLANSPAYPEEPSFSVCNPKRRLLITEIAPNIEYMFKIEAFSITNDLGTWEIGVKTQGNPVVDNSVDVALETDVSGSHCQSPKATSSALSNPSEGDESNTNSTTCADLNKLPEMDFDDFEKPEIVETERSSDRTEKDTNQQKTECKGIISGGEAIVPEMTLGHSESAIDEEPNSTICTDSTKSMENNQASEVLKSENESNNPVGNTIAIVPFGKLDSTLPAALCRAETGTDGSGRCNKGKSKVDIFENGSTKPDKEPGSSSKERQFDVVNLSDSSLEGTYESCVKVIRWLECEGHIETSFRVKFLTWFSLRATPQERRVVSVYVDTLIEDPPSLAGQLVDTFSEAIYSKRPPPMPNGFCMKLWH